Proteins from one Catenuloplanes atrovinosus genomic window:
- a CDS encoding SDR family oxidoreductase: MSRTALVTGSSSGIGRATAELLVARGYRVLGTSRDPGAQRLGGVEFLPLDLSDPASVEALAPVLGTVDVLVNNAGESQSAPLEDLPGDMLRRLFEVNVFGPVRLAQLALPGMRARGHGRVVMVGSMVASFPLAYRSAYVASKAAIKGFASAARHEFSPFGVWLTTVEPGAIATGISGRRTSFVAPDSPHRRDFETMLGALDRNERAGTPPERVAATIVKAVEDRRPRARYAVGSGAPAVFALRRLAPAAFVERATQRRHDLRR, translated from the coding sequence ATGAGCCGCACCGCGCTGGTCACCGGATCATCGTCAGGCATCGGCCGTGCGACCGCCGAACTGCTGGTGGCGCGCGGCTACCGGGTCCTCGGCACCAGCCGCGATCCGGGCGCGCAGCGGCTCGGCGGCGTGGAGTTCCTGCCGCTCGACCTCAGCGATCCGGCCTCCGTCGAGGCGCTGGCGCCGGTGCTGGGCACGGTGGACGTGCTGGTCAACAACGCGGGTGAGAGCCAGTCCGCGCCGCTGGAGGACCTGCCGGGCGACATGCTCCGGCGCCTCTTCGAGGTCAACGTGTTCGGCCCGGTGCGGCTGGCCCAGCTGGCGCTGCCGGGGATGCGGGCGCGCGGGCACGGCCGGGTGGTCATGGTCGGGTCCATGGTGGCCTCGTTCCCGCTGGCGTACCGGTCGGCCTACGTCGCCTCGAAGGCCGCGATCAAGGGCTTCGCGAGCGCGGCGCGCCACGAGTTCTCGCCGTTCGGCGTGTGGCTGACCACGGTGGAGCCGGGTGCGATCGCGACCGGCATCAGCGGGCGGCGCACCTCCTTCGTCGCGCCGGACTCGCCGCACCGGCGCGACTTCGAGACCATGCTCGGCGCGCTCGACCGCAACGAGCGGGCGGGCACGCCGCCGGAACGGGTCGCCGCCACGATCGTGAAAGCCGTCGAGGACCGCCGGCCCCGCGCACGGTACGCCGTGGGCAGCGGCGCGCCGGCCGTGTTCGCGTTGCGCCGCCTCGCACCGGCCGCGTTCGTCGAGCGGGCCACGCAGCGGCGCCACGACCTGCGACGTTGA
- a CDS encoding NADPH-dependent FMN reductase: MIKIGIILGSTRPGRNGEAVAKWVFELAQKHGGAEFELVDLLDYDLPHLDEPIPASAGRYQQEHTRRWAAKVAEFDGYVFVTPEYNHSPSGALKNAIDFVYNEWNNKAAGFVSYGSAGGTRAVEHLRLIMGELQVADVRAQVALSLSTDFQNWTVFTPGAHHEATVNTMLDQLIAWSTALAPVRAA, translated from the coding sequence ATGATCAAGATCGGCATCATCCTCGGCAGTACCCGGCCCGGACGTAACGGCGAGGCCGTCGCGAAGTGGGTGTTCGAGCTGGCGCAGAAGCACGGCGGCGCCGAGTTCGAGCTCGTCGACCTGCTCGACTACGACCTGCCGCACCTCGACGAGCCGATCCCGGCGTCGGCCGGCCGGTACCAGCAGGAGCACACCCGCCGGTGGGCCGCCAAGGTCGCCGAGTTCGACGGCTACGTGTTCGTCACGCCGGAGTACAACCACTCGCCGTCCGGCGCACTGAAGAACGCGATCGACTTCGTCTACAACGAGTGGAACAACAAGGCGGCCGGGTTCGTCTCCTACGGCTCCGCCGGCGGCACGCGCGCGGTCGAGCACCTGCGCCTGATCATGGGTGAGCTGCAGGTCGCGGACGTGCGGGCGCAGGTCGCGCTCTCGCTGTCCACGGACTTCCAGAACTGGACCGTCTTCACGCCGGGCGCGCACCACGAGGCGACCGTGAACACCATGCTCGACCAGCTCATCGCCTGGTCCACCGCGCTGGCCCCGGTCCGCGCGGCCTGA
- a CDS encoding AfsR/SARP family transcriptional regulator — protein sequence MPASRVRFRILGGVELWVDEAPAALPRPRHRAVLGYLLLNANRVVTVSALTEALWGGAAPATARNQLQADVSAIRRAGGGALFLLSRSGGYVLEAGPDQLDHLRFTALTGQARGAPAAERVPLLREALALWHGPALADAAGAYVDAARLQLGEERLAACEDLYEAELELGRHREIVPDLTRAARDEPTRERLWVTLMLALHRCGRRADALAAGRELRRFLADEHGLEPGPAFQEAERLILREEAPPAEPGVPALLPPDIVDFTGRAAEVAQLDAALAPIGRPLPVVTITGMGGVGKTTLAVHAAHRAAGDYPGGQLFATLRGTDPRPVEPGDVLARFLRALGVDERAIPIDLTERADAYRSRLAGRRVLVLLDDAADEAQIRPLLPGDGSCTAIVTSRAGLDGLEGARRVQLGVFSDEEATSLLGRVAAPQRVAREPAESATILRLCGRLPLAVRIAGARLRSRPGWPMSRLAVALRDEQRRLDHLVAGDLAVRTSISSSYRAIGEPGRRLARRLSLFTVPDFPSWLAAAVAGVPAAEAEDLLERLVDAHLLLDAGTDATGAGRYRFHDLVRLYLRERALSEEPSGGTDVLRAGFGAYLGLAQRMAALIPGPCYAAIHGTFPVVPVTALDDVDPIDWFAVERLSLLAVVRHACDAGEIEAAFDLAGCMEKYFDIRGIYIDWRSTSDYVLAACRAAGHRLGEAVMLRGLTELAAWHEVDHPGEAMDRMLADAEQTAALFASLGHGPGLSDAAVMKAWALAAKGEYGPAASAAELAIRLAEEHDHLGGQARAHVASAVVHGESLKLEVAEKHLAVALRVAREVGNQRYVATVLQFIGVLNTRAGRNDLAITALDESLRVLRRYQDRYAEVLTLLTLARAHLPDPSSRGYATEALTIAREYNLPHHTADALGVLGAVELADGNHRSAVDHLSASVRLWRQRGWGTFLADALRTLGDARAAIDPEAALAAWREARDIYAELGHTPKVAELDALIDRQVACR from the coding sequence ATGCCAGCCTCACGCGTGCGTTTCCGGATCCTGGGCGGTGTGGAGCTGTGGGTCGACGAGGCACCGGCCGCGCTGCCGCGCCCCCGGCACCGCGCGGTCCTCGGCTACCTGTTGCTGAACGCGAATCGCGTGGTCACGGTGTCCGCGCTGACCGAGGCGCTGTGGGGCGGTGCCGCGCCCGCCACCGCCCGCAACCAGCTCCAGGCCGACGTCTCCGCGATCCGCCGGGCCGGTGGCGGCGCGCTCTTTCTGCTCAGCCGCAGCGGTGGATACGTGCTGGAGGCCGGCCCGGACCAGCTCGACCACCTGCGGTTCACCGCGCTGACCGGGCAGGCCCGGGGGGCGCCCGCGGCCGAGCGGGTGCCGCTGCTGCGCGAGGCGCTCGCGCTGTGGCACGGCCCCGCGCTCGCGGACGCGGCCGGCGCCTATGTGGACGCCGCGCGGCTGCAGCTCGGCGAGGAGCGGCTAGCCGCCTGCGAGGATCTCTACGAGGCGGAGCTGGAGCTCGGCCGGCACCGCGAGATCGTGCCGGACCTGACCCGCGCGGCCCGGGACGAGCCGACCCGGGAACGGCTGTGGGTCACGCTGATGCTGGCACTGCACCGCTGTGGCCGCCGCGCCGACGCGCTCGCGGCGGGCCGGGAGCTGCGCCGGTTCCTGGCGGACGAGCACGGGTTGGAGCCGGGCCCGGCGTTCCAGGAGGCCGAGCGGCTGATCCTGCGCGAGGAGGCCCCGCCCGCGGAGCCCGGGGTGCCCGCGCTGCTGCCACCGGACATCGTGGACTTCACCGGCCGGGCCGCCGAGGTCGCGCAGCTCGACGCCGCGCTCGCCCCGATCGGCCGGCCGCTGCCGGTCGTCACGATCACCGGGATGGGCGGCGTCGGCAAGACCACGCTCGCGGTGCACGCGGCGCACCGGGCGGCCGGCGACTACCCGGGCGGGCAGTTGTTCGCCACGCTGCGCGGCACCGACCCCCGCCCGGTCGAGCCCGGCGACGTGCTGGCCCGGTTCCTGCGCGCGCTCGGCGTGGACGAGCGCGCGATCCCGATCGATCTGACCGAGCGCGCGGACGCGTACCGGTCCCGGCTGGCCGGCCGCCGCGTGCTGGTGCTGCTGGACGACGCGGCCGACGAGGCGCAGATCCGCCCGCTGCTGCCCGGCGACGGCTCCTGCACCGCGATCGTCACCAGCCGCGCGGGCCTGGACGGCCTGGAGGGCGCGCGCCGCGTGCAGTTGGGCGTCTTCTCCGACGAGGAGGCGACGTCGCTGCTGGGCCGCGTCGCCGCGCCGCAGCGGGTGGCGCGCGAGCCCGCGGAGAGCGCCACCATCCTCCGGCTGTGCGGGCGGCTGCCGCTGGCGGTGCGGATCGCCGGCGCGCGGCTGCGCTCCCGGCCCGGCTGGCCCATGTCGCGGCTGGCCGTCGCGCTGCGCGACGAGCAGCGCCGGCTCGATCATCTGGTCGCCGGCGACCTCGCGGTGCGTACGTCGATCTCGTCGAGCTACCGCGCGATCGGCGAGCCGGGGCGGCGGCTCGCCCGCCGGCTGAGCCTGTTCACCGTGCCGGACTTCCCGTCCTGGCTGGCCGCGGCCGTGGCCGGCGTGCCCGCGGCCGAGGCGGAGGACCTACTCGAACGGCTCGTCGACGCGCACCTGCTGCTGGACGCCGGCACCGACGCCACCGGCGCCGGGCGATACCGCTTCCACGATCTGGTCCGCCTCTACCTGCGCGAACGCGCACTCTCCGAAGAACCGTCCGGGGGGACGGACGTGCTGCGCGCCGGCTTCGGCGCCTACCTCGGGCTGGCGCAGCGGATGGCCGCGCTCATCCCCGGGCCCTGCTACGCGGCGATCCACGGCACGTTCCCGGTCGTACCGGTGACCGCGTTGGACGACGTGGACCCGATCGACTGGTTCGCGGTCGAGCGCCTGTCGCTGCTGGCGGTGGTGCGGCACGCCTGCGACGCCGGTGAGATCGAGGCCGCGTTCGACCTGGCCGGCTGCATGGAGAAGTACTTCGACATCCGCGGCATCTACATCGACTGGCGGTCCACCAGTGACTACGTGCTGGCCGCCTGCCGCGCCGCCGGGCACCGCCTGGGCGAGGCCGTCATGCTGCGCGGCCTGACCGAGCTCGCGGCCTGGCACGAGGTGGACCACCCCGGCGAGGCGATGGACCGCATGCTCGCGGACGCGGAGCAGACCGCCGCGCTGTTCGCCTCGCTCGGGCACGGTCCCGGCCTGTCCGACGCGGCCGTGATGAAGGCGTGGGCGCTGGCCGCGAAGGGCGAGTACGGCCCGGCCGCGTCCGCCGCCGAGCTGGCGATCCGGCTCGCCGAGGAGCACGACCACCTGGGCGGGCAGGCCCGCGCGCACGTGGCCAGCGCGGTCGTGCACGGCGAGTCGCTGAAGCTGGAGGTGGCCGAGAAGCACCTCGCCGTCGCGCTGCGGGTGGCCCGCGAGGTCGGCAACCAGCGGTACGTCGCGACCGTGCTGCAGTTCATCGGCGTGCTCAACACCCGGGCCGGGCGCAACGACCTGGCGATCACCGCGCTGGACGAGTCGCTGCGCGTGCTGCGGCGGTACCAGGACCGGTACGCCGAGGTGCTCACGCTGCTCACGCTGGCCCGCGCGCATCTGCCCGACCCGTCCTCGCGCGGATACGCCACCGAGGCGCTGACCATCGCGCGCGAGTACAACCTGCCGCACCACACCGCGGACGCGCTCGGCGTGCTCGGCGCCGTCGAGCTCGCGGACGGCAACCACCGGAGCGCGGTCGACCACCTCTCCGCCTCGGTCCGGCTGTGGCGGCAGCGCGGGTGGGGCACGTTCCTGGCCGACGCGCTGCGCACGCTCGGCGACGCGCGGGCCGCGATCGACCCGGAGGCCGCGCTGGCCGCGTGGCGGGAGGCCCGGGACATCTACGCGGAGCTGGGCCACACGCCGAAGGTGGCGGAACTGGACGCACTCATCGACCGGCAGGTCGCCTGCCGCTGA
- a CDS encoding TetR/AcrR family transcriptional regulator, whose amino-acid sequence MDTHAPIGRRERKKAATRAAIVDAATALFLERSFDDVTVREIADRADVSPTTVFAHFPRKEALVFHHEEAQHERLVAAVRDRPAGTSVSAALHAHFRAELAGMDLDREGASGRLFALIDQTPALQGYATQMWLRREDALTAALTDEFGLPEPTPELRAYVRFALQLELLADTDPDPTATLDAGFRLLDHGWNHYLTQRSPHTDPA is encoded by the coding sequence GTGGACACGCACGCACCGATCGGCCGGCGGGAACGGAAGAAGGCCGCCACGCGCGCCGCGATCGTGGACGCCGCGACGGCGCTGTTCCTGGAGCGCAGCTTCGACGACGTCACGGTGCGGGAGATCGCCGACCGCGCGGACGTCTCCCCCACCACCGTGTTCGCGCACTTCCCGCGCAAGGAGGCGCTGGTCTTCCACCACGAGGAGGCGCAGCACGAGCGCCTGGTCGCGGCCGTGCGCGACCGGCCGGCCGGCACGTCCGTCTCCGCCGCGCTGCACGCCCACTTCCGCGCCGAGCTGGCGGGCATGGACCTGGACCGCGAGGGTGCGTCCGGCCGCCTGTTCGCGCTCATCGACCAGACGCCCGCGCTTCAGGGCTACGCGACCCAGATGTGGCTGCGCCGCGAGGACGCGCTGACCGCCGCGCTCACCGACGAATTCGGCCTCCCCGAGCCCACGCCCGAGCTGCGCGCCTACGTCCGCTTCGCGCTCCAGCTCGAGCTCCTCGCCGACACCGACCCCGACCCCACCGCCACCCTCGACGCCGGCTTCCGCCTCCTCGACCACGGCTGGAACCACTACCTGACCCAGCGGTCACCCCACACCGACCCCGCGTGA
- a CDS encoding MarR family winged helix-turn-helix transcriptional regulator — protein MSTDDEVRELLLVMPRIVGRIKRIPVPEALRSLELAPRHLSLLSMLLLDGPQTVSELAASLGVAPTTVSLIIGDLSRKGVLARREDEADRRRRIVDISPESRPAITAWLARGGQAWREALAPLTAEQRRIVVETMRRYERAVGD, from the coding sequence ATGTCAACGGACGACGAGGTGCGCGAGCTGCTGCTGGTGATGCCGCGGATCGTCGGCCGGATCAAGCGAATCCCGGTCCCGGAGGCGCTGCGGTCGCTGGAGCTGGCGCCGCGCCACCTGTCGCTGCTGTCCATGCTGCTGCTGGACGGGCCGCAGACCGTGTCCGAACTGGCCGCGTCGCTCGGCGTCGCGCCGACCACGGTGAGCCTGATCATCGGTGACCTGAGCCGGAAGGGCGTGCTGGCCCGCCGCGAGGACGAGGCCGACCGGCGCCGCCGCATCGTCGACATCTCGCCGGAGAGCCGGCCGGCGATCACCGCGTGGCTGGCCCGCGGCGGGCAGGCGTGGCGGGAGGCGCTGGCGCCGCTCACCGCGGAACAGCGGCGGATCGTGGTCGAGACCATGCGACGGTACGAGCGGGCGGTCGGCGACTGA
- a CDS encoding tautomerase family protein, with protein MPHLSVDVLESDLAGRESALIARLTDAVAEVYGPWARDIAVVRLNGVPAGRWGIGGVPATAPAPAVTFGIKEAAFGRPEMIAALASGVTDAIAGVLGDHVRDGVTIDFIGSREGRSASGGKIQ; from the coding sequence ATGCCTCACCTCAGCGTCGACGTGCTGGAGTCCGACCTGGCCGGCCGGGAGAGCGCGCTGATCGCCCGGCTGACCGACGCGGTCGCCGAGGTCTACGGGCCCTGGGCGCGCGACATCGCGGTCGTGCGGCTCAACGGCGTGCCGGCCGGCCGCTGGGGCATCGGTGGCGTGCCCGCGACCGCCCCCGCGCCGGCCGTCACGTTCGGCATCAAGGAGGCCGCCTTCGGTCGCCCGGAGATGATCGCGGCGCTCGCCTCCGGCGTGACCGACGCGATCGCCGGCGTCCTCGGCGACCACGTTCGCGACGGCGTGACCATCGATTTCATCGGCTCCCGCGAGGGCCGTTCCGCCTCCGGCGGAAAAATCCAATAA
- a CDS encoding sigma-70 family RNA polymerase sigma factor has translation MVRADLEEIFRDAYPRVVSVAARVLGGRDEAEDVAQEVFLSFGRSAVPAGEAIGWLCVAAAHTALNHLRSGRRRAAREADEVRADAAPDVADTVVTREERRRVREALAKLPRKQAIALVLRHSGLSYAEVAAALDLSPSSVGTTVRRAETALRKELIRHASSL, from the coding sequence ATGGTGAGGGCCGACCTGGAGGAGATCTTCCGGGATGCCTACCCGAGGGTCGTGTCGGTCGCGGCGCGGGTGCTGGGTGGCCGGGACGAGGCGGAGGACGTGGCGCAGGAGGTGTTCCTGTCGTTCGGCCGGTCCGCGGTGCCGGCCGGGGAGGCGATCGGATGGCTGTGCGTCGCGGCGGCGCACACCGCGCTGAATCATCTGCGCTCCGGCCGCCGCCGCGCGGCCCGGGAGGCGGACGAGGTGCGGGCGGATGCGGCGCCGGACGTCGCGGACACGGTCGTCACCCGGGAGGAGCGCCGCCGGGTGCGGGAGGCGCTGGCGAAGCTGCCGCGCAAGCAGGCGATCGCGCTGGTCCTGCGGCACAGCGGGCTCAGCTACGCCGAGGTCGCGGCCGCCCTCGACCTGTCCCCCAGCAGCGTCGGCACCACCGTCCGGCGCGCCGAAACCGCTCTGCGCAAGGAGTTGATCCGTCATGCGTCATCCCTCTGA
- a CDS encoding DUF998 domain-containing protein: MTDIRTRAAGTALVAAGAIFFGAEFIAAAAWTDPPYSYTHHFISNLGVRGPAEAFGQFMYSPLAWVMNAGFFLFGIAALAGVTLLPARRRWPLILMAAVLAAGGVLLAFFPGSGEETAAGDYHGLGAFAAIVGGNVLVILLGRIGPAREGGRPLVVLGVLGLVGLGVFFAVLMSGAGILIGLAERAAVYPLLLGLIRAGLVIMKRR; this comes from the coding sequence ATGACGGACATCAGGACGCGGGCCGCCGGGACGGCGCTCGTGGCGGCGGGCGCGATCTTCTTCGGCGCGGAGTTCATCGCGGCCGCGGCGTGGACCGACCCGCCGTACAGCTACACGCACCACTTCATCAGCAACCTCGGCGTGCGCGGCCCGGCCGAGGCGTTCGGGCAGTTCATGTACTCGCCGCTGGCCTGGGTGATGAACGCCGGCTTCTTTCTGTTCGGCATCGCGGCCCTGGCCGGCGTCACGCTGCTGCCGGCCCGGCGGCGCTGGCCGCTGATCCTGATGGCCGCGGTGCTGGCCGCCGGCGGCGTGCTGCTCGCGTTCTTCCCCGGCTCCGGCGAGGAGACGGCCGCGGGCGACTACCACGGGCTGGGCGCGTTCGCGGCCATCGTCGGCGGCAACGTCCTGGTGATCCTGCTCGGCCGGATCGGGCCGGCCCGGGAGGGCGGCCGGCCGCTGGTCGTGCTCGGCGTGCTCGGCCTGGTCGGCCTGGGTGTCTTCTTCGCGGTGCTGATGTCGGGCGCCGGCATCCTGATCGGCCTGGCCGAGCGCGCGGCCGTCTACCCGCTCCTGCTCGGGCTCATCCGCGCCGGACTGGTGATCATGAAACGGCGGTGA
- a CDS encoding helix-turn-helix domain-containing protein: MTTSDDQGEITVSPQADLRSTLDIAEVAARSGVTVSALRYYEEKGLIASSGRRGLRRQFTDDVLQRLALVAIGRDAGFTLDEIAGMFGPDGEPAIDRALLSTRADDLDRTIRRLTVLRDGLRHAAACPAPRHLECPTFRRILAAAQRRPGRVSGRRPAGR, from the coding sequence ATGACGACCTCCGACGATCAAGGGGAGATCACCGTGTCACCTCAGGCGGACTTGAGGTCAACCCTGGACATCGCGGAGGTCGCCGCGCGCTCCGGCGTGACCGTGTCCGCGCTGCGCTACTACGAGGAGAAGGGGCTGATCGCGTCGTCCGGGCGCCGCGGGCTGCGCCGGCAGTTCACGGACGACGTGCTGCAACGGCTCGCGCTGGTGGCGATCGGGCGGGACGCGGGCTTCACGCTGGACGAGATCGCCGGCATGTTCGGGCCGGACGGCGAGCCGGCCATCGACCGGGCGCTGCTCAGCACCCGCGCGGACGACCTCGACCGGACGATCCGCCGGCTGACCGTGCTGCGCGACGGGCTCCGGCACGCCGCGGCCTGCCCGGCGCCGCGGCACCTGGAGTGCCCGACGTTCCGCCGCATCCTGGCGGCGGCGCAGCGGCGGCCCGGGCGGGTCAGCGGCAGGCGACCTGCCGGTCGATGA
- a CDS encoding SDR family NAD(P)-dependent oxidoreductase — MSEQWTTANIPDQRGRTAVVTGANTGLGYETAKALAARGASVILAVRDVEKGERAAAGLSGDVTVQALDLTSLDSVRTAAAALRSRLDRIDLLINNAGVMYTPKRTTREGFELQFGTNHLGHFALTGLLLDLMLPVPGSRVVTVSSTGHRIRAAIHFDDLHWERSYSRAAAYGQSKLANLMFTYELQRRLAPHGTTVAMAAHPGLSSTELARHSPAALRLPLTWLGPVITQTPAMGALPTLRAATDPAALGGQYYGPGGRGEITGHPRLVTSSPQSYEVAIQQRLWAVSEDLTGVTFPRVEPKRLSGLALAG, encoded by the coding sequence ATGAGCGAGCAGTGGACGACGGCGAACATCCCGGACCAGCGCGGGCGGACGGCCGTGGTGACCGGAGCCAACACCGGACTGGGGTACGAGACCGCCAAGGCGCTCGCCGCACGCGGCGCGTCCGTGATCCTCGCCGTGCGCGACGTGGAGAAGGGCGAGCGGGCCGCGGCCGGCCTGTCCGGCGACGTGACCGTGCAGGCGCTGGATCTGACCTCGCTCGACTCCGTCCGCACCGCGGCGGCGGCGCTGCGGTCGCGGCTCGACCGGATCGACCTGCTGATCAACAACGCCGGCGTGATGTACACCCCGAAGCGGACCACCCGCGAAGGCTTCGAGCTGCAGTTCGGCACCAACCACCTCGGCCACTTCGCGCTCACCGGGCTGCTGCTCGACCTGATGCTGCCCGTGCCGGGCTCGCGGGTGGTCACGGTCAGCAGCACCGGCCACCGCATCCGGGCCGCGATCCACTTCGACGATCTGCACTGGGAGCGGTCGTACAGCCGGGCCGCCGCCTACGGTCAGTCCAAGCTGGCCAACCTGATGTTCACCTACGAGTTGCAGCGCCGGCTCGCCCCACACGGCACCACCGTCGCGATGGCCGCGCACCCCGGCCTGTCCAGCACCGAACTCGCCCGCCACAGCCCCGCGGCCCTCCGCCTGCCGCTCACCTGGCTCGGGCCGGTGATCACCCAGACCCCCGCGATGGGCGCGCTGCCGACCCTGCGCGCCGCCACCGACCCCGCCGCCCTCGGCGGCCAGTACTACGGCCCGGGCGGACGCGGCGAGATCACGGGCCACCCCCGGCTGGTCACCTCGAGCCCGCAGTCGTACGAGGTGGCCATCCAGCAGCGGCTGTGGGCCGTCTCCGAAGACCTCACCGGCGTGACGTTCCCCCGCGTCGAGCCGAAGCGGCTTTCCGGACTGGCGCTCGCCGGGTAA
- a CDS encoding NAD(P)-dependent oxidoreductase → MREQVLRARLRCWPRPARTGWARACHRCLGLARPGKARHCLLRHRRATLVARGSRQEKRMASTASPAGTAVGFIGLGDQGLPMAVAIAEAGFALHVWARRAASTEALRDTPATVHRSPAELAAACDIVAVCVSTDEDLLRLLTNGTDGSDGLLAGARPGTIVVNHGTGTPQSSRHLAEVCAAAGAVYVDAPVSGGRPGAEARTLTVFAGGPDEALKRCRPVLAAFATNVVPMGPVGAGQTAKLFNNVLLILNQATIGEVVKLASAAGADPDRLVEALRLGSGTSRALTLLGEMVNPDTVQHLSAVEDLDVDLFAAAMDEAGLDAGAVVARAHEGARGLPALVGSLPRTAAGPRAAS, encoded by the coding sequence CTGCGCGAGCAGGTCTTAAGGGCACGTCTTCGGTGTTGGCCGCGTCCCGCCAGGACCGGGTGGGCACGTGCCTGCCACCGGTGCCTGGGACTCGCAAGACCAGGAAAGGCGCGGCACTGCCTGCTCCGGCACCGACGAGCGACTCTGGTCGCACGAGGTTCACGACAGGAGAAACGCATGGCTTCCACCGCATCGCCGGCCGGCACCGCCGTCGGCTTCATCGGGCTGGGCGATCAGGGACTGCCCATGGCGGTTGCGATCGCCGAGGCCGGGTTCGCCCTGCACGTGTGGGCTCGGCGGGCGGCGTCAACCGAGGCGCTGCGCGACACCCCGGCGACCGTGCACCGCAGCCCCGCCGAGCTCGCCGCCGCCTGCGACATCGTCGCCGTGTGCGTCAGCACCGACGAGGACCTGCTGCGGCTGCTCACCAACGGCACCGACGGTTCCGACGGCCTGCTGGCCGGGGCGCGGCCCGGAACGATTGTAGTCAACCACGGAACCGGGACGCCGCAGAGCAGCCGGCACCTGGCCGAGGTGTGCGCAGCCGCGGGTGCGGTCTACGTCGACGCCCCGGTCAGCGGCGGGCGCCCGGGCGCCGAGGCCCGAACCTTGACGGTGTTTGCCGGCGGGCCGGACGAGGCGCTGAAGCGGTGCCGCCCGGTCCTCGCCGCCTTCGCCACCAACGTCGTGCCGATGGGACCGGTGGGCGCCGGGCAGACCGCCAAGTTGTTCAACAACGTCCTGCTCATCCTCAACCAGGCCACGATCGGCGAGGTGGTCAAGCTGGCCTCGGCCGCCGGCGCCGACCCGGATCGCCTGGTCGAGGCGCTGCGGCTGGGCAGCGGAACCAGCCGCGCCCTGACCCTACTGGGCGAGATGGTCAACCCGGACACCGTGCAGCACCTGTCCGCGGTCGAGGATCTGGACGTCGACCTGTTCGCGGCGGCCATGGACGAGGCCGGGCTGGACGCCGGCGCGGTGGTGGCGCGGGCCCACGAGGGCGCTCGCGGACTGCCGGCGCTGGTCGGCAGCCTTCCCCGGACCGCCGCCGGGCCGCGGGCGGCCTCGTGA
- a CDS encoding class I SAM-dependent methyltransferase, whose protein sequence is MDTLWNGRAGDAWTRAQGLLDALFLPLERLLVEPVTGGDVLDVGCGTGATTVAVARRAGRCTGVDVSARMIEAARDRGCPEATFIVADAQEHAFVPASFDLVMSRFGVMFFADPVRAFANLRRAARPGAGLRCLVWRSAAENPFMTTAEHAAAPLLPGLPPRRPDGPGQFAFAEPDRVSPMLREAGWRDVAFTPVDVECAMPESELTGYFTRLGPVGLVLADADEATRAAVVEAVRPAFAPYVHADEVRFTAACWLLTAVS, encoded by the coding sequence ATGGACACATTGTGGAACGGGCGGGCCGGTGACGCGTGGACGCGGGCACAGGGCCTGCTGGACGCGCTCTTCCTGCCGCTGGAACGGCTCCTCGTCGAGCCGGTCACCGGCGGTGACGTGCTGGACGTGGGCTGCGGCACCGGTGCCACCACGGTCGCCGTGGCCCGCCGGGCCGGCCGGTGCACCGGCGTGGACGTCTCCGCCCGCATGATCGAGGCGGCCCGCGACCGCGGCTGCCCGGAGGCGACGTTCATCGTGGCGGACGCGCAGGAGCATGCGTTCGTACCGGCGTCGTTCGATCTGGTCATGTCCCGCTTCGGCGTGATGTTCTTCGCCGATCCGGTGCGCGCGTTCGCCAATCTGCGCCGCGCCGCCCGCCCCGGGGCCGGGTTGCGGTGCCTCGTCTGGCGCTCGGCCGCCGAGAACCCGTTCATGACCACCGCGGAGCACGCCGCCGCCCCGCTGCTGCCCGGCCTGCCGCCGCGCCGGCCCGACGGTCCCGGTCAGTTCGCCTTCGCCGAACCGGACCGGGTCTCGCCGATGCTCCGGGAGGCCGGGTGGCGCGACGTCGCGTTCACGCCGGTGGACGTGGAGTGCGCGATGCCGGAGAGCGAGCTGACCGGTTACTTCACCCGTCTCGGCCCGGTGGGGCTGGTGCTGGCCGACGCGGACGAGGCCACGCGCGCCGCCGTGGTGGAGGCGGTCCGGCCCGCCTTCGCGCCGTACGTCCACGCGGACGAGGTGCGGTTCACGGCCGCCTGCTGGTTGCTCACCGCCGTTTCATGA